In Candidatus Dormiibacterota bacterium, the genomic stretch GAGAGGTGCCAGATGTCTTCGCAGACCAGGATCCCGGCCCGGCCGAATCCCGTCTTGAAACTGCGGAACCGGTCACCGGCCGCGAAATAGCGATGCTCATCGAACATGCCATAGGTCGGGAGGTACACCTTGCGGTGGACGTGGACGAGTTCACCGCGACTGAAGTAGAGACTGGCGTTGAAGTAGCGATGATCAGGCTCTTCGACAACCGCTCCGAGCACGACGTCCAGGCTGGCGGACAGGCCGCCTAGTTCATCCATCACGGCGCCTTCCAGCGGGATCGCGCTGTCCGGGACCAGGTCTTTGAGGAAATAGCCGGTAAGACTGAGCTCGGGGAAAACCAGCAGTTCGACGCCGGCCTCGCCCGCTTGCCGCACCCACTGGCGATGCCGCTCGAGGTTACGAGCACGGTCGCCGAGCGCCGGGTCCATCTGAACCAGCCCGACCGCGAGCCGGCCGTTCGGGCTCACGTCCCGACCCGGCTGGAGCGGTCAGGATTGCGGGGCCGCGTGACCTCTCGGCCGCGGGCCAGCCACTGGGCAATGGCTTGCGCCATCTCATCGCAGTGCCCGAGGTGTACCGCGGCGCGAGGGAGGGCATCCAGAAACGCCGTCCCGTACGTCCGGTTCGCGATCCGGTGATCCATGAGCACGACCGCGCCACGATCGCTTTGACGCCGGATCAGGCGACCAAAGCCCTGTTTGAGGCGAAGCACGGCCTCCGGCAGCGCCAGCTGCCCGAAAGGATCGGCGAGCGTCGCGCTTCGGGCCAGCTGCAGCGGATCACTGGGAACTCTGAAGGGCAGCCGGACGATCACCACGCAGGAGAGCGCATCGCCGGGGACGTCGATCCCTTCCCAAAAGCTGCTACTCCCTAACAGGATGCTGCGCGGATCTTCCTGGAATTGCGCCAGCAACTGGCGGCGGGTGCCGTCCAGGTTCTGCGCCAGCACCGTCAGATCGCCGCGCGAGGTGCGAACCCGCAGCCGATCGGCGACATCCCGCAGCTGTTGATGGGACGTGAACAACACCAGAGTTCGGCCACCGATCGCTTGGGCGATATCGCCCACGACGCCGCTTACCTGGTCAAGGAAGGCAACGTCGCTGAGATCCTTGAGGTCGGTGGGCAGACAGAGCAGCGCTTGCGATAGGTAATCGAAGGGTGAGGCCAGCACCATCTCGTGCGTGCTCAGTGCTTCGAGCCCGACACCGCGCTTGAAGTACTCGAAGGAATCGGCCACCGCCAGCGTGGCGGAGGTGAAGACCACGGTGTCCTTGCCGGCGAAGGCTCGTGACTGCAGTTCCCGGCCGGCCATCGTGGGGGCCGCCTGCACCAGCGGACGGCCCGAGCGGCGTTCGCTGCGGATCCAGTAGAGGCGGTCGGGCTTTGGCTGGAGCAGGGCCTGGCGGATCAGGTCCACTCGCCCCTGGAGCTGGGTCACAAAGAGGTCCAGTTCCCGCTGGGCGTGCGGATTGCTCTCCAGCGGCAACTGGTTGGCGGCATCATCCAGGGCGCGACGAAGCCGCATCGCCTGGTCGGCGAGCCTGGCAGCCAGCCCGGAGAGTGGCACGATCTCCGACGATGTCCGCAGCGCCGTGTCGAGAACGACGGGCTCTTCGCGTGAGGGTCGCGGCGGGACGTCCGGCTGTCGCTGCCTGATGATGGCCCGGACCTCCTGGAAGAAATCGGTAACGCCCTGCTTCGCCTCGGCAGCCGACGTGCGGACGGCGTCGCCAGGCTGGCCTACCGCGGCGCGGAACCAGGTGAGCGCCCCGTCGATGCTTTCCAGTATCTCCTCCTCCCCCACGCGCTGGGTGAGCGCGTCGACCGCGGTTTCTTCCAACTGGTGCGCCTCGTCCACCACGAGGTGCGTGTGAGGCGGGAGGACGGAGCCGCCGTTGAGCGCGTCGGCCAGCAGGAGCGCGTGGTTGGTCACGATCAGGTCGGCGTCCTGTGCCCCCCGGCGGCTATTCCAATAGAAGCAGCGCTGGGTCTTGTAGTTTTCGCAATGGGCGGCGAGACAATCGTCGGCGGTCGACGCCGCGCGCAGCCAGAACAGCTCGTCGAATCCGTTGAGCTTGATCTCGGAGCGATCACCATGACGCGTCTGCGCCAGCCAGACCAGCATCCGCAGCTTGAACTTCACCTCGTCGTGGAACCAGCTGCCATCGGCGCGCCGGCTGGGCGCATTGAGGTAGCGGTTCCAGCGCCGCAAGCTGACGTAGTTGGCGCGACCCTTTAGGAGTGCGGCTTTGAAGTCGAATGGCAGCCAGCTGCGCATGAACGGAATGTCCTTCGAGAAGAGCTGCTCCTGCAGGGTGATCGTGTTGGTCGCCACCACGACGCGCTCACCGCTGGCGACCGCATGGTGAACAGCGGGCACGAGGTACGCGAGTGACTTGCCGGTACCCGGGCCGGCTTCGACGAGGAGGCGACCGCCCCGGGCGTACAGCTGGGCGATGGCGAGCGTCATCTGCAGTTGTGATTCGCGGAGCTCGTAGTCGTCGAGCAGCCCCGCCATCGGGCCATCAGGGCCGAGCAGGGCTCGGATCGCCTGTGGATCGGTCGAGGGCGTGTCGGGGCGGACGACACTGACGGGTGACGTAGCGGCAAGTGGCAGGCTCTCGACCCCGTTGGAACCGGCGCCCCGCGCCTCCTTCAGGAAATAGTGGATCGGATGCGGCCAGCCGTCGGCGAGCTCCACCATCCGGTCCAGCAGGTCGTCCGGGAAGCCACGCGCAAACTGCCAGAGGTAGCGAAAGAGTTGCCGCGCGGCGTCCGCGTCCGATAGCGCGCGATGGGGATGTGGGTGGCTCAGGCCGAGCTGGCGTGAAAGGTGCGGCAGGCTGTGGCTGGGCACGGCCGGCAGCATGATCCGCGACAGGTCAAGGGTGTCAAACAGCACATACGCGGGCTGCGCGTCGCCACCGACCAGGAACGACAGGTCGAAGTTACCGCTGTGCGCCACCACCCCGCTCGTCCCGACGAAGTCGATCAGTTGCGCCAGCACCTCCTCCGGTTGGGGCGCCGCGGCCACGTCGGCATCATGGATCCCGGTCAGTTCCTGCACGGCGCGCGGGATGCCGACCTCGGGACGGACGAGGGACTGGAACGTGGCGAGCACCTGATCACCCTGGAACCGAACGGCGCCGACTTCGAT encodes the following:
- a CDS encoding nitrilase-related carbon-nitrogen hydrolase, producing MSPNGRLAVGLVQMDPALGDRARNLERHRQWVRQAGEAGVELLVFPELSLTGYFLKDLVPDSAIPLEGAVMDELGGLSASLDVVLGAVVEEPDHRYFNASLYFSRGELVHVHRKVYLPTYGMFDEHRYFAAGDRFRSFKTGFGRAGILVCEDIWHLSSAYVLSLEGVDMIICPSASPGRGITTDERLGTSESYGLLCRTYAQFLTTFFLYCNRVGYEDGANFWGGSMVIGPNGDIIAQQEDADEALVLATIDLGDVRRERLANPLLRDERLELTVNELRRVWHERTRKPF
- a CDS encoding helicase C-terminal domain-containing protein, whose amino-acid sequence is MDRTFVALDLETTGLTPRLDRIIEVGAVRFQGDQVLATFQSLVRPEVGIPRAVQELTGIHDADVAAAPQPEEVLAQLIDFVGTSGVVAHSGNFDLSFLVGGDAQPAYVLFDTLDLSRIMLPAVPSHSLPHLSRQLGLSHPHPHRALSDADAARQLFRYLWQFARGFPDDLLDRMVELADGWPHPIHYFLKEARGAGSNGVESLPLAATSPVSVVRPDTPSTDPQAIRALLGPDGPMAGLLDDYELRESQLQMTLAIAQLYARGGRLLVEAGPGTGKSLAYLVPAVHHAVASGERVVVATNTITLQEQLFSKDIPFMRSWLPFDFKAALLKGRANYVSLRRWNRYLNAPSRRADGSWFHDEVKFKLRMLVWLAQTRHGDRSEIKLNGFDELFWLRAASTADDCLAAHCENYKTQRCFYWNSRRGAQDADLIVTNHALLLADALNGGSVLPPHTHLVVDEAHQLEETAVDALTQRVGEEEILESIDGALTWFRAAVGQPGDAVRTSAAEAKQGVTDFFQEVRAIIRQRQPDVPPRPSREEPVVLDTALRTSSEIVPLSGLAARLADQAMRLRRALDDAANQLPLESNPHAQRELDLFVTQLQGRVDLIRQALLQPKPDRLYWIRSERRSGRPLVQAAPTMAGRELQSRAFAGKDTVVFTSATLAVADSFEYFKRGVGLEALSTHEMVLASPFDYLSQALLCLPTDLKDLSDVAFLDQVSGVVGDIAQAIGGRTLVLFTSHQQLRDVADRLRVRTSRGDLTVLAQNLDGTRRQLLAQFQEDPRSILLGSSSFWEGIDVPGDALSCVVIVRLPFRVPSDPLQLARSATLADPFGQLALPEAVLRLKQGFGRLIRRQSDRGAVVLMDHRIANRTYGTAFLDALPRAAVHLGHCDEMAQAIAQWLARGREVTRPRNPDRSSRVGT